In a genomic window of Styela clava chromosome 11, kaStyClav1.hap1.2, whole genome shotgun sequence:
- the LOC120347437 gene encoding 3',5'-cyclic-AMP phosphodiesterase 4D-like isoform X12, with protein sequence MQFCDMVIKYFANLKRPDSDDRYLTTEEWNLISRARSQKEAQAAVAVLKPKRFKSSHSKSSKKAKVAMSVCTANRRYSEQFMLPNNMKRRVSQARSINKPPSTRRSSLPVAATDDVNNNNYAAVIRPHSHPDINQTAEYHAHRICSHVASLASSLEKDTYFAAEGVSASWNAATRSFTVQLHKDFHADGRTTNGDLFQGDRPCLNGCIKHCYCYEPACARSITNHQDDMMTTDPEEEPRPASPNYAAIKQNHKPSTKYQLNPNCKVMGMVSGINKKANKHRENILKFKTIPTFGVVVNNESALAKELDGVDVWGGINLFKVSEMTNGRPLSATLYNILQKRDMLNKYKISPQKCLAYVMTLEDHYRKVPFHNNIHAADVLQSVHVLLSSAALDSVFTEIEILAALFAGAMHDVDHPGLNNQFHCATRSELAIMYNDESVLENHHLAVGFKLMQQKDCDLFENLTRKQWQSFRKTVIDMVLATDMSKHMQLLANLKTMVETKKVATSGVLMLDNYTDRIQVLQNMIHCADLSNPTKPLELYRGWTDRVMNEYWLQGDVERDRGLEISPMCDRHTASVERSQVIFIDYIAYPLWETWADLVNPNAQEIVDQLVSNREWYSQQMPGSPSPVPEDGAESADISDDSHTAEASQDESSCCDSGTPQPQSNNSPAAKFQFQLSMDDDKSSTKSDQSQSSGRIPCITTEDADGDKSAVKRESSP encoded by the exons ATGCAATTTTGCGACATGGTTATCAAATATTTCGCAAATCTTAAGCGCCCGGATTCCGACGATCGTTATCTTACTACCGAGGAGTGGAATTTAATATCAAGGGCGAGATCCCAGAAGGAGGCCCAGGCCGCCGTGGCGGTACTGAAACCGAAACGGTTCAAATCGTCTCATTCAAAGTCTTCTAAAAAGGCAAAAGTTGCCATGTCTGTTTGTACGGCAAACCGAAGATATAGCGAACAATTTATGCTACCGAATAATATGAAAAGGAGAGTGTCACAGGCTAGATCTATTAACAAGCCACCGTCGACCAGGAGGTCTTCTTTGCCGGTGGCTGCTACTGACGACGTCAACAATAACAACTATGCTGCTGTTATCCGCCCCCATTCCCACCCGGACATAAATCAAACGGCAGAGTATCATGCTCATAGGATATGTTCCCATGTTGCCAGCCTGGCTTCATCCCTCGAGAAAGATACATATTTTGCCGCAGAAGGTGTGTCGGCGTCATGGAACGCCGCCACCCGGTCGTTCACCGTGCAACTTCATAAAGATTTCCATGCGGACGGCAGGACTACAAACGGTGACTTGTTTCAAGGCGACAGGCCCTGCTTAAACGGATGTATAAAGCACTGTTACTGTTATGAGCCAGCTTGTGCTCGGTCGATCACCA ATCACCAAGATGACATGATGACAACTGACCCAGAAGAGGAACCAAGACCAGCGTCTCCGAATTACGCAGCAATTAAGCAAAATCACAAACCCAGCACAAAATATCAACTCAACCCCAATTGCAAAGTTATGGGAATGGTCTCAG GTATAAACAAGAAAGCAAACAAACATCGTGAAAATATTCTCAAGTTCAAAACAATACCGACATTTGGTGTTGTCGTCAACAACGAAAGCGCGCTCGCAAAG gAACTCGATGGTGTGGACGTTTGGGGTGGCATCAACCTTTTTAAAGTTTCTGAAATGACAAACGGACGACCTCTATCTGCTACTTTATACAATATTTTGCAG aaaCGCGACATGttgaacaaatataaaatttctccGCAAAAATGTTTAGCATACGTAATGACACTCGAAGACCATTATCGTAAAGTTCCATTCCACAACAATATTCACGCTGCCGACGTTTTGCAGTCTGTGCACGTTTTATTGTCGTCTGCTGCCCTCGAC AGCGTCTTTACTGAAATCGAAATCCTGGCGGCACTGTTTGCAGGCGCTATGCATGACGTTGACCATCCCGGTCTCAATAATCAATTTCATTGTGCTACAA GAAGCGAACTGGCAATCATGTATAACGACGAATCGGTTTTGGAAAATCATCATTTGGCTGTTGGTTTCAAACTCATGCAGCAAAAAGATTGCGACTTATTCGAAAACTTGACTAGAAAACAATGGCAGAGTTTTAGAAAGACTGTTATTGACATG GTACTCGCAACCGACATGTCAAAACACATGCAACTATTGGCTAATTTGAAGACAATGGTGGAAACGAAGAAAGTAGCTACATCCGGTGTACTCATGCTTGATAACTACACCGACCGAATCCAAGTATTGCAAAATATGATTCATTGCGCCGATTTGAGCAATCCTACCAAACCACTAGAACTATACAGAGGATGGACAGACCGAGTTATGAACGAATATTGGCTTCAAGGAGACGTGGAAAGAGATCGAGGACTCGAAATCAGTCCCATGTGTGACAGACACACTGCTTCCGTGGAGCGCTCTCAG GTCATTTTCATCGACTACATTGCTTACCCACTTTGGGAAACGTGGGCGGATTTGGTTAATCCAAATGCTCAGGAAATTGTCGATCAATTGGTTTCGAACAGAGAATGGTATAGCCAGCAAATGCCTGGAAG TCCCTCTCCTGTTCCCGAAGACGGCGCTGAAAGTGCGGACATATCTGACGACAGTCACACCGCTGAAGCAAGTCAAGATGAAAGTTCTTGCTGCGATTCTGGGACACCTCAACCTCAGTCCAACAATTCTCCGGCTGCAAAGTTTCAATTTCAACTTTCAATGGACGACGACAAGTCTTCGACAAAATCTGACCAATCACAAAGCAGTGGCAGGATACCTTGTATAACTACAGAAGATGCTGATGGGGACAAATCTGCTGTAAAACGAGAGAGCTCTCCGTGA